A section of the Hyalangium minutum genome encodes:
- a CDS encoding M4 family metallopeptidase gives MSNRVLKAVGAAWLGASLAACGSMQDEAAQELPSKDADIRSAMARFEKARVVANTDEGLPYYIEGRLGELPRLSQQRVGETARIALTDIAPAFRLNSNDLVFRKSSVDSQGHQHMRFQQTLNGLKVVGGELVLHADADGLIYAANGSARGGEALPAQAKVAPEAALQAAVHSSAASNAQAEGSPVLVYLRPEGSPELRLAWQVRVKGGGNADMPSDDLIYVDAQRGGTLAIHPQIHSALNRKVYSANNGSSTPGTLKRSEGQAPVGDAHVDMNYDQLGATYNCYNALFGRDSYNNAGAALISTVHYSSNYVNAYWDGTQMVYGDGNGVDSIELGKDLDVTVHELSHAVTDSESDLIYSGESGGLNESYSDIFSGVCESWSRGWAVDADIFKIGEDIWTPGTAGDALRYMDDPAKDGVSLDFYGDYAGQDVHYSSGISNLVFALLSKGGTHPRGKTSVSVAAIGPEKAGRIFYKANTDLFTASTTFEQAKTYTVQAAQALGYDAATVQAVTDAWLAVGVPPPPPVTSPLTNGVAVTNLSGSSGSKKYYTLEVPAGQSSLSFVTSGGTGDADLYVRFGSAPTASSYDCRPYTGGNAETCSFTTPAAGTWYVMLSGYSSYSGASLTGTYGGGGVGTPVTDTASGSVSKNTNKNHGPYTVLAGTQFKVVMTGTKNPDLYVRFGSAPTTTAYDCRPALSGASETCTLTVPAGQSSAYVMVRGAGSGTATYSLTINRTAP, from the coding sequence ATGAGCAATCGGGTCTTGAAGGCAGTGGGTGCGGCATGGCTGGGCGCGAGCCTGGCCGCATGCGGTTCGATGCAGGACGAGGCAGCGCAGGAGTTGCCGTCGAAGGACGCGGACATCCGCTCCGCGATGGCCCGGTTCGAGAAGGCCCGGGTGGTAGCGAACACGGACGAGGGCCTGCCCTATTACATTGAAGGCCGGCTGGGCGAGCTGCCCCGGCTGTCCCAGCAGCGCGTGGGCGAGACGGCCCGGATAGCGCTGACGGATATCGCCCCGGCGTTCCGGCTCAACAGCAATGACTTGGTGTTCCGCAAGAGCTCGGTGGACAGCCAGGGCCACCAGCACATGCGCTTCCAGCAGACGCTGAACGGCCTGAAGGTGGTCGGCGGCGAGCTGGTGCTGCACGCGGACGCGGACGGCCTCATCTACGCGGCCAACGGCTCGGCACGGGGCGGCGAGGCCCTGCCGGCGCAGGCAAAGGTGGCCCCCGAGGCGGCGCTGCAGGCGGCGGTGCACAGCTCGGCCGCGAGCAACGCGCAGGCCGAGGGCTCCCCGGTCCTGGTCTACCTGCGGCCCGAGGGCAGCCCGGAGCTGCGGCTGGCGTGGCAGGTGCGGGTGAAGGGCGGCGGCAACGCCGACATGCCCTCGGATGACCTCATCTACGTGGACGCGCAGCGCGGCGGCACGCTGGCCATCCACCCGCAGATCCACTCGGCGCTCAACCGCAAGGTGTACTCGGCCAACAACGGCTCGAGCACGCCGGGCACGCTCAAGCGCAGCGAGGGCCAGGCGCCGGTAGGCGATGCCCACGTGGACATGAACTACGACCAGCTGGGCGCCACGTACAACTGCTACAACGCGCTGTTCGGGCGTGACTCGTACAACAACGCGGGTGCGGCGCTGATCAGCACCGTTCACTACAGCAGCAACTACGTGAACGCGTACTGGGACGGCACGCAGATGGTGTACGGCGACGGCAATGGCGTGGACTCCATCGAGCTGGGCAAGGACCTGGACGTGACAGTCCACGAGCTGAGCCACGCGGTGACGGACAGCGAGTCGGACCTCATCTACTCGGGCGAGTCCGGCGGCCTGAACGAGAGCTACTCGGACATCTTCTCGGGCGTGTGCGAGAGCTGGTCGCGCGGCTGGGCGGTGGACGCGGACATCTTCAAGATTGGCGAGGACATCTGGACGCCGGGCACGGCGGGGGATGCGCTGCGCTACATGGATGACCCGGCCAAGGACGGCGTCTCGCTGGACTTCTACGGGGACTACGCGGGCCAGGACGTGCACTACAGCTCGGGCATCAGCAACCTGGTGTTCGCGCTGCTGTCCAAGGGCGGCACGCACCCGCGCGGCAAGACGAGCGTCTCCGTGGCGGCGATTGGCCCGGAGAAGGCCGGCCGCATCTTCTACAAGGCGAACACGGATCTGTTCACGGCGAGCACCACGTTCGAGCAGGCGAAGACGTACACAGTGCAGGCGGCGCAGGCGCTGGGCTACGACGCGGCCACGGTGCAGGCGGTGACGGACGCGTGGCTGGCGGTGGGCGTGCCTCCTCCGCCTCCGGTGACGAGCCCGCTGACCAACGGCGTGGCGGTGACGAACCTGTCGGGCAGCTCGGGCAGCAAGAAGTACTACACGCTCGAGGTGCCGGCCGGTCAGAGCAGCCTGTCGTTCGTGACGAGCGGCGGCACGGGTGACGCGGACCTGTACGTGCGGTTCGGCTCGGCGCCGACGGCGAGCAGCTACGACTGCCGGCCGTACACGGGCGGCAACGCGGAGACGTGCTCCTTCACCACCCCGGCGGCGGGCACCTGGTATGTGATGTTGAGCGGCTACTCCTCGTACTCGGGCGCGAGCCTCACGGGCACCTACGGCGGTGGCGGCGTCGGCACGCCGGTGACGGACACGGCCAGCGGCTCGGTGAGCAAGAACACGAACAAGAACCACGGCCCCTACACCGTGCTGGCGGGCACGCAGTTCAAGGTGGTGATGACGGGCACGAAGAACCCGGACCTGTACGTCCGCTTCGGCTCGGCGCCGACGACGACGGCGTATGACTGCCGCCCGGCGCTCTCGGGTGCTTCGGAGACGTGCACCCTGACGGTGCCGGCGGGCCAGAGCTCCGCGTACGTCATGGTGCGCGGCGCGGGCTCGGGTACGGCCACCTACAGCCTGACCATCAATCGCACAGCGCCGTAG
- the cglD gene encoding adventurous gliding motility lipoprotein CglD has translation MKMRRLLQATLLAAVLAAVACGDSGKEPEPGEPNKPTPLPTDPNDPNNATKDTDCDGLSDLVEFTTDRGGGKKTDPGLADTDGDGLPDGLELGIDTPVQGTSCVLPKDASAVLKTDPLNPDTDGDGLKDGIEDANKNGKADDNETHPLLKDTDCDGLLDGPSDGTFKGEDQNANGMVDPGEPDPRKPDSDGDGLLDGIELGAVNNPDPVTCTNFRPDTQPTTTTDPTNADSDGDGVSDGAEDTNQNGQVDPGELDPRTGDASGPVGQVCTAANLRPVIFKDSSGPDIKLALPPTFTEVEEITTTGSEVGGDVKGLVGYDAENKVAFLAFRQAAPAQATDPLGDEEALRTIIQNQGALSNRTAQRFQTWDGHSALQVFYDQAGATTDIKARTNALVNALVPNTQGRLSTATAGGNGDFRLQALFVHRSNQSVVVLIAITQKAAVTGENRNTTTAFSARDLSDGSALAQFGEPTAIQCERFQLQSAKVDFLFVVDDSGSMQSSQNSLAIAAQAAVDSLNASSLDWRMAMVTSSYHIGGEPNSGKLRKFTRNLNKVKAWLTQGSTCTNQVCSVVPTTPQTASCPGDTSEGSNGGCWINIDGTGSEGVLGAARKAVDDLNPGTEPGASESLTLARKDAALVVVILGDADDQTSGNTSVSGFCGSGGNADKPGSGCEPVQNFINFFGNVSSGTAPTNETGKLITVHGIVCPSGQNCGCDSSGCEFNPKPAFGGQRHAAVVNATGGVLGAISDTNSIGASMDAIISDAIGNAGYRTLKPPIGASIKVAVDNVSNPAVCTSNNNIPRSTVNGFDFDGSARTISFFGACRPANTNAQAAVSYQYWIDSVSDPNGGVPCEDDPNYSPTEPDHCTGPTLGCNAAGTNCVCNPNCGGTCGAGTQCEMSTCSCEVIIG, from the coding sequence ATGAAGATGAGACGACTGCTTCAAGCCACGCTGCTCGCGGCGGTCTTGGCGGCTGTAGCGTGTGGTGACTCGGGCAAGGAGCCCGAGCCTGGTGAACCCAATAAACCCACGCCGCTGCCGACGGATCCGAACGATCCCAACAACGCCACCAAGGACACGGACTGCGACGGCCTGAGTGACCTGGTCGAGTTCACGACGGACCGCGGTGGTGGCAAGAAGACGGACCCGGGTCTGGCGGACACCGATGGAGACGGGCTGCCGGACGGGCTCGAGCTGGGCATCGACACCCCCGTGCAGGGCACCAGCTGTGTCCTGCCCAAGGACGCGAGCGCCGTGCTGAAGACGGATCCGCTCAACCCGGACACCGATGGCGACGGCCTGAAGGACGGCATCGAGGACGCCAACAAGAACGGCAAGGCGGATGACAACGAGACGCACCCGCTGCTCAAGGACACCGACTGCGACGGCCTGCTCGACGGCCCGAGCGACGGCACCTTCAAGGGCGAGGACCAGAACGCCAACGGCATGGTGGACCCCGGCGAGCCGGATCCCCGCAAGCCGGACTCCGACGGGGACGGCCTCCTGGACGGCATCGAGCTGGGTGCCGTCAACAACCCGGATCCCGTCACCTGCACCAACTTCCGGCCGGACACCCAGCCCACCACGACGACGGATCCGACCAACGCGGACTCGGACGGTGACGGGGTGAGCGACGGCGCCGAGGACACCAACCAGAACGGCCAAGTGGACCCCGGAGAGCTGGATCCGCGGACGGGTGACGCCTCGGGCCCGGTGGGCCAGGTGTGCACCGCCGCCAACCTGCGCCCGGTCATCTTCAAGGACTCGAGCGGGCCGGACATCAAGCTGGCGCTGCCGCCCACCTTCACGGAGGTGGAGGAGATCACCACCACCGGCTCCGAGGTCGGCGGCGACGTGAAGGGCCTGGTGGGCTACGACGCCGAGAACAAGGTCGCCTTCCTCGCGTTCCGTCAGGCCGCGCCCGCGCAGGCCACGGATCCGCTCGGTGACGAGGAGGCCCTGCGGACGATCATCCAGAACCAGGGCGCCCTGAGCAACCGCACCGCCCAGCGCTTCCAGACCTGGGATGGCCACAGCGCCTTGCAGGTCTTCTACGACCAGGCCGGTGCCACCACGGACATCAAGGCCCGCACCAACGCTCTCGTGAACGCCCTGGTGCCCAACACCCAGGGCCGCCTGAGCACCGCGACGGCGGGCGGCAACGGCGACTTCCGCCTGCAGGCGCTCTTCGTCCACCGCTCCAACCAGAGCGTGGTGGTGCTCATCGCCATCACCCAGAAGGCGGCGGTGACGGGCGAAAACCGCAACACCACGACGGCCTTCTCCGCGCGTGACCTGTCGGACGGCTCGGCGCTGGCCCAGTTCGGCGAGCCCACGGCCATCCAGTGCGAGCGCTTCCAGCTGCAGTCGGCGAAGGTGGACTTCCTGTTCGTCGTGGACGACAGCGGCTCGATGCAGAGCTCGCAGAACTCGCTGGCCATCGCCGCGCAGGCCGCGGTGGACTCGCTCAACGCCTCGTCGCTGGACTGGCGCATGGCGATGGTCACCTCCAGCTACCACATCGGCGGCGAGCCCAACTCCGGCAAGCTGCGCAAGTTCACCCGCAACCTGAACAAGGTGAAGGCGTGGCTGACGCAGGGCAGCACGTGCACCAACCAGGTCTGCAGCGTGGTGCCCACCACTCCGCAGACCGCCAGCTGCCCTGGTGACACCTCCGAGGGCTCCAACGGCGGGTGCTGGATCAACATCGACGGCACCGGCAGCGAGGGTGTGCTCGGCGCGGCCCGCAAGGCGGTGGATGACCTGAACCCGGGCACCGAGCCGGGCGCTTCCGAGTCTCTCACGCTGGCGCGCAAGGATGCCGCCCTCGTGGTGGTCATCCTGGGCGACGCGGATGACCAGACCAGCGGCAACACCTCGGTTTCTGGCTTCTGCGGCTCCGGCGGCAACGCGGACAAGCCGGGCTCCGGCTGCGAGCCCGTGCAGAACTTCATCAACTTCTTCGGCAACGTCTCGTCCGGGACGGCGCCCACCAACGAGACCGGCAAGCTCATCACCGTGCACGGCATCGTGTGCCCGTCCGGCCAGAACTGCGGCTGTGACAGCAGCGGCTGCGAGTTCAACCCGAAGCCGGCCTTCGGTGGCCAGCGCCACGCCGCGGTCGTCAACGCCACGGGCGGCGTGCTGGGCGCCATCAGCGACACCAACTCCATCGGGGCCTCCATGGACGCCATCATCTCGGACGCGATCGGTAACGCGGGCTACCGCACGCTCAAGCCGCCGATCGGCGCGTCCATCAAGGTGGCGGTGGACAACGTGAGCAACCCGGCGGTGTGCACCTCGAACAACAACATCCCGCGCAGCACCGTCAACGGCTTCGACTTCGACGGCAGCGCGCGGACGATCTCGTTCTTCGGCGCGTGCCGCCCGGCGAACACGAACGCCCAGGCCGCGGTGTCTTACCAGTACTGGATCGACTCGGTGAGCGATCCGAACGGCGGCGTGCCGTGCGAGGACGACCCGAACTACAGCCCCACCGAGCCGGACCACTGCACGGGCCCCACGCTCGGCTGCAACGCCGCGGGCACGAACTGCGTGTGCAACCCGAACTGCGGCGGCACCTGCGGCGCGGGCACGCAGTGCGAAATGAGCACCTGCTCGTGTGAGGTGATCATCGGTTAG